In a single window of the Synergistaceae bacterium genome:
- a CDS encoding deoxynucleoside kinase translates to MGRVQIIVEGMTASGKSTVVNLLSKRLGLRVMPEDFRDQYDLLRRFHSERRWAFPMQLNFLVNRFAQYLCASESDEYILDRSVFGDKIYATLYYKLGYFRDSQFGTYLMLYDSLLKHLTMPRLIVVLSCPFKEILRRIHERGRQDEIDAGEEYWRSLYDAYSSFLDFVRSEIDLSSSACMTFDLGDPAFIHTPDRVDRFVEDVRNALKGQMP, encoded by the coding sequence ATGGGGAGAGTGCAGATTATCGTCGAGGGTATGACCGCCAGCGGCAAGTCGACCGTGGTAAACCTTCTATCCAAGAGGCTCGGCCTTCGCGTAATGCCCGAGGACTTTCGCGATCAGTACGACCTGTTGCGCCGCTTTCACTCCGAGAGACGGTGGGCGTTTCCGATGCAGTTGAACTTCCTGGTGAACAGGTTCGCACAGTATCTCTGCGCGTCCGAATCGGATGAGTACATACTCGACCGCAGTGTCTTCGGGGACAAGATATACGCGACCCTGTACTACAAGCTCGGGTACTTCCGAGACAGCCAGTTCGGGACCTATCTGATGCTGTACGACTCCCTGTTGAAACACCTGACGATGCCAAGGTTGATAGTTGTGCTCTCCTGTCCCTTCAAGGAGATACTGCGCCGCATACACGAGAGAGGGAGACAGGACGAGATCGATGCGGGGGAGGAGTACTGGCGCTCCCTGTACGACGCATACTCCTCTTTTCTTGACTTCGTCCGTTCGGAGATCGACCTTTCGTCCTCGGCCTGCATGACGTTTGATCTGGGCGACCCGGCGTTCATTCACACCCCCGATAGAGTGGACAGATTCGTCGAGGATGTCAGAAACGCGTTGAAAGGACAGATGCCGTAG